Proteins encoded together in one Entomobacter blattae window:
- the aroC gene encoding chorismate synthase — protein sequence MSFNSFGHMFRVTTWGESHGPAIGCVVDGCPSRIPLSEADIQPFLDRRRPGQSRFTTQRQEADQVKILSGVFEGQTTGTPIALMIENTDQRSRDYGDIAARYRPGHADFTYDQKYGIRDYRGGGRSSARETAMRVAAGAVALKVLATLLGPAVRITGALVKMGQYSVDYARWDDAEIQNNPFFCPDAGVVSLWEEYLTSLRKAGSSIGGVVEVRAEGIPPGLGAPVYGKLDADLAAALMGINAVKGVEIGEGFAAANLRGEDNADPIRQEGGEVRFLSNHAGGILGGISTGQPIIARFAVKPTSSILVPVPSISSTGDNVEVITKGRHDPCVGIRAVPVGEAMMACVLADHLLRHRGQQG from the coding sequence ATGTCGTTTAACAGTTTTGGCCATATGTTTCGCGTTACGACATGGGGTGAAAGTCATGGGCCAGCCATTGGATGCGTGGTAGATGGCTGCCCTTCGCGTATTCCTTTATCTGAGGCGGATATCCAGCCCTTTCTTGATCGACGCAGGCCTGGGCAATCGCGTTTTACCACTCAGCGCCAGGAGGCCGACCAGGTTAAGATCCTGTCTGGAGTGTTTGAAGGCCAGACAACAGGCACACCTATTGCCTTAATGATTGAAAATACAGACCAGCGCTCCCGCGATTATGGTGATATTGCAGCGCGTTATCGTCCTGGCCATGCGGATTTTACCTATGATCAGAAATATGGGATTAGGGATTATCGGGGTGGTGGGCGCTCTTCTGCCCGAGAGACGGCCATGCGGGTGGCGGCTGGTGCTGTAGCCCTTAAGGTGCTTGCAACCCTTTTGGGCCCTGCGGTAAGGATAACGGGCGCATTGGTGAAAATGGGGCAATACAGCGTGGACTATGCCCGTTGGGATGATGCTGAAATTCAGAATAACCCGTTTTTTTGTCCTGATGCAGGCGTGGTTTCGCTATGGGAGGAGTATCTTACCAGCTTACGAAAGGCGGGCTCTTCGATTGGGGGAGTGGTTGAAGTGCGTGCCGAAGGGATACCGCCTGGGTTAGGAGCCCCTGTTTACGGAAAACTGGATGCAGATTTGGCTGCCGCCTTAATGGGGATTAATGCGGTTAAGGGGGTAGAGATTGGCGAGGGGTTTGCTGCAGCAAATCTCAGGGGGGAAGACAATGCCGACCCCATTCGTCAAGAGGGGGGAGAGGTGCGTTTTCTCAGCAACCATGCCGGTGGAATTTTGGGGGGGATCTCTACCGGTCAGCCCATCATTGCCCGCTTTGCCGTAAAGCCCACTAGCTCCATTCTTGTCCCCGTACCGTCCATTTCATCGACGGGAGATAATGTTGAGGTGATCACCAAAGGCCGGCATGACCCGTGTGTAGGCATAAGGGCTGTACCAGTGGGTGAGGCTATGATGGCCTGTGTGCTGGCCGATCATTTGTTACGCCATCGTGGCCAACAGGGATAA
- a CDS encoding enoyl-ACP reductase FabI, with amino-acid sequence MSDGGSSVPVRGNLMQGKRGLVMGVANDRSIGWAIAQACAQQGAELAFTYQGEALEKRVRPLAESVNSSVVISCDVASDDDIERAFGELEHSVGKIDFLVHAIGWADKQYLRGRYIDTPREAFLEALNISCYSFVGVAKRAASMMNPGGSILTLTYLGSERVMPHYNVMGVAKAALEASVRYMAVDLGGENIRVNALSAGPVKTLAASGIGDFRYILKWNQLNSPLGRNVSLDDVGGAGLYLLSSLSGGVTGEVHHVDNGYHLVGMKNPAAPDIALVLNED; translated from the coding sequence ATGTCAGATGGAGGTTCATCCGTCCCTGTAAGGGGCAATCTTATGCAGGGCAAGCGTGGCCTTGTCATGGGTGTTGCCAATGATCGTTCAATTGGCTGGGCCATCGCACAAGCTTGTGCCCAGCAAGGGGCCGAGCTGGCTTTTACCTATCAGGGTGAGGCTTTGGAAAAGCGGGTGCGCCCTTTGGCAGAAAGTGTGAACAGCTCCGTTGTTATTTCCTGCGATGTTGCCAGTGATGATGATATAGAGAGGGCTTTTGGGGAGCTTGAGCACTCAGTAGGCAAGATTGATTTTCTGGTTCACGCCATTGGTTGGGCAGATAAACAGTATTTACGCGGGCGTTATATTGACACTCCGCGGGAGGCCTTTTTGGAGGCCCTGAACATTTCCTGCTATTCTTTTGTTGGTGTTGCCAAACGGGCTGCCAGCATGATGAACCCGGGCGGCTCTATTTTAACCTTAACCTATTTGGGCTCAGAGCGTGTTATGCCCCATTACAATGTTATGGGGGTAGCCAAGGCAGCTCTTGAGGCCTCGGTACGTTATATGGCGGTCGATCTTGGGGGAGAGAATATCCGTGTGAATGCCCTTTCTGCAGGGCCTGTTAAAACGCTGGCAGCCAGCGGAATTGGGGATTTTCGCTATATTTTAAAGTGGAACCAGCTTAACTCCCCCTTGGGGCGCAATGTTAGCCTTGACGATGTGGGGGGAGCTGGGCTTTACCTGCTCTCTAGCCTTTCGGGTGGTGTTACCGGAGAGGTTCATCATGTGGATAATGGCTACCATCTGGTGGGGATGAAAAACCCTGCTGCCCCAGATATTGCCTTAGTCCTTAATGAAGACTAG
- a CDS encoding carbohydrate porin encodes MEKKKTRVFSIKHGQSPAVKRWTPKCFYPLFSCVGGLCGVGLVATVFLCVSFKAVFAANPNSIDDDVDGQVLGERWDIRKLLESYGVTFGLFDVNEVWGNVSGGKHTGAAYDGITQGSLTVDTGKLLGIENGTFNISGILIRGRSISQDQLYVLNPTSGFEADRSLRLWEMWYQHTFPDEKVDIRLGQMGIDTEFNTTSTFNYFLNSSFGWPLAPSVNMYAGGPSWPLASLGVRLHYALDDTWSFLSAVVDDNPPGGPFYDPKDPTVQNYTSSGAAFHLGTGALIIEELQYQLNPQPDDLQHALTDPGLPSIFKLGGYYDTAHFFDQRYDSQRHLLALTGGEPFRHKGNWQVYALFDAMVWRPDWTKPESLSLSGRLTGNGGDRNIVNLAADAALLWQGALPGREQDEFGVGGGLGRISNRVRAYDRDVRHFLNPLYPIRSTEYHLEVMYNIQVAAWMNVTPDFQYVWSPGGGSFEVQKKKMVRNEAIFGLHCLVSY; translated from the coding sequence ATGGAAAAGAAAAAAACCAGGGTTTTTTCTATCAAACACGGCCAGTCTCCCGCTGTTAAAAGGTGGACCCCAAAGTGCTTTTATCCCTTGTTTTCCTGTGTTGGGGGGCTTTGCGGGGTTGGCTTGGTGGCTACGGTGTTTTTGTGCGTATCTTTTAAAGCAGTTTTTGCCGCAAACCCTAACTCTATTGATGATGATGTCGATGGTCAAGTTCTGGGAGAACGGTGGGATATCCGTAAGCTTCTGGAGTCGTATGGTGTAACCTTTGGGTTGTTTGATGTTAACGAAGTCTGGGGAAATGTTTCGGGGGGCAAACATACTGGTGCGGCTTACGATGGTATTACCCAAGGATCTTTGACAGTGGATACGGGAAAGCTCTTGGGGATAGAGAACGGCACTTTTAATATAAGTGGTATCCTGATCCGGGGGAGGAGTATCAGCCAGGACCAGCTCTATGTTCTTAATCCCACTAGTGGGTTTGAAGCCGATCGCTCTTTACGGTTATGGGAAATGTGGTACCAACACACCTTCCCAGATGAAAAGGTTGATATTCGATTGGGGCAAATGGGTATTGATACTGAATTCAATACCACATCGACATTTAACTATTTTCTAAATTCCTCTTTTGGCTGGCCTTTGGCGCCTTCCGTAAACATGTATGCGGGTGGGCCTTCCTGGCCGTTGGCTTCGCTTGGGGTAAGGCTTCATTACGCTCTCGATGATACATGGTCTTTCTTAAGTGCTGTGGTGGATGATAACCCCCCAGGTGGCCCCTTTTATGACCCCAAAGACCCTACCGTGCAAAACTACACCTCTTCTGGGGCAGCATTTCACCTTGGTACAGGCGCGCTCATTATTGAAGAACTCCAATATCAGCTTAACCCACAGCCAGATGATTTACAGCATGCTTTGACAGACCCGGGTCTTCCCTCGATTTTTAAACTGGGTGGTTATTATGATACAGCCCATTTTTTTGATCAGCGCTATGATAGCCAGCGTCATCTCCTTGCCCTTACCGGGGGGGAACCCTTTCGCCATAAGGGGAACTGGCAGGTTTATGCCTTGTTTGATGCCATGGTCTGGCGGCCAGATTGGACAAAGCCGGAAAGCCTGTCTCTTTCAGGGCGCCTAACAGGCAATGGGGGAGACCGTAATATTGTTAATCTGGCTGCTGATGCGGCCTTGCTATGGCAGGGGGCCTTACCCGGTCGGGAGCAGGACGAATTTGGGGTTGGGGGTGGGCTTGGGCGGATCAGTAATCGTGTCCGTGCCTATGATCGTGACGTACGTCATTTTTTAAATCCCCTTTATCCCATACGCTCAACAGAATATCATCTGGAGGTTATGTATAACATCCAGGTTGCTGCGTGGATGAATGTAACGCCGGATTTCCAATATGTATGGTCCCCTGGAGGAGGAAGCTTTGAGGTCCAAAAAAAGAAGATGGTGCGCAATGAGGCTATTTTCGGCCTTCATTGTCTCGTATCTTATTAA
- the lpxK gene encoding tetraacyldisaccharide 4'-kinase yields the protein MFPFHHLHPPAFWYNSPSLKPSPPKAFTPGWPKILAPFTLITRILSAHRLKGRNKSPFPIPVLCCGNLTVGGSGKTPVTIALVQELQKAGKNVHILCRGYGGKLKAATRVDLASHGADLVGDEALLLAQYAPCWMGANRLETAWLAQKAGADCLVMDDGFQNTTLTPTMGLLIINSQRGFGNGYLLPAGPLREPVSAGMARAAGVIFIGPPHQELLRHLPPSLEYWQAKRKADPALAKLYNRTVVAFSGIGEPEQFFAMIRTAKPAKVITQSFPDHFPFPEKTIRQLYKLAEKNNAILVTTEKDCMKIPPSFRKNLFILSLSLEWENPEAPTLIIKKFLNSYLP from the coding sequence ATGTTTCCATTTCATCATCTCCACCCGCCCGCCTTTTGGTACAATTCCCCTTCCCTCAAGCCCTCTCCCCCCAAGGCTTTTACCCCTGGTTGGCCCAAAATTCTTGCGCCCTTTACCCTTATAACCCGTATCCTCAGTGCCCATCGGCTCAAGGGAAGAAACAAGTCCCCCTTTCCTATCCCCGTGCTATGCTGTGGTAACCTTACGGTCGGTGGGAGCGGTAAGACCCCGGTTACCATTGCCTTGGTGCAAGAACTCCAAAAAGCGGGGAAAAATGTCCATATCCTCTGCCGTGGGTATGGGGGGAAGCTCAAGGCTGCCACCCGAGTTGATCTTGCCTCCCACGGGGCTGATCTGGTTGGAGATGAAGCTCTGCTACTGGCCCAATATGCCCCGTGCTGGATGGGAGCCAACCGCCTGGAAACAGCTTGGCTAGCCCAAAAGGCCGGAGCGGATTGCCTGGTAATGGATGACGGCTTCCAAAACACAACCCTTACCCCCACGATGGGGCTGCTCATTATTAACAGCCAAAGAGGGTTTGGCAATGGCTACCTTTTGCCTGCTGGCCCCTTAAGAGAGCCTGTCTCTGCGGGAATGGCACGGGCCGCCGGGGTTATTTTTATAGGCCCCCCCCACCAAGAGCTTTTACGCCATTTGCCACCCTCCTTGGAATATTGGCAGGCCAAACGCAAGGCAGACCCTGCCCTTGCCAAACTCTACAACCGTACGGTTGTAGCCTTTAGCGGGATTGGTGAACCTGAGCAGTTTTTCGCCATGATTCGCACAGCAAAGCCTGCCAAGGTCATCACCCAAAGTTTTCCAGATCATTTTCCCTTTCCCGAAAAAACCATCAGACAATTATACAAGCTTGCCGAAAAAAATAATGCTATTTTGGTTACAACAGAAAAAGACTGTATGAAAATCCCCCCCTCTTTCAGAAAAAACCTGTTTATCCTCTCTCTCTCCCTGGAGTGGGAAAACCCAGAGGCGCCTACCCTCATTATTAAAAAATTCCTTAATTCTTACCTTCCCTGA
- a CDS encoding chorismate synthase — protein sequence MPVGMMLKFRITRFFVLIQVWFRYGRSLYATLRKAGSSIGGVVEVRAEGIPLGLGVPVYGKLDADLAFKGQILGDKKGVIGYTE from the coding sequence ATGCCCGTTGGGATGATGCTGAAATTCAGAATAACCCGTTTTTTTGTCCTGATACAGGTGTGGTTTCGCTATGGGAGGAGTCTCTATGCCACTTTACGAAAGGCGGGTTCTTCGATTGGGGGAGTGGTTGAAGTGCGTGCCGAAGGGATACCGCTTGGGTTAGGGGTCCCTGTTTACGGAAAACTGGATGCAGATCTGGCCTTTAAAGGCCAGATTTTGGGAGACAAGAAAGGGGTTATTGGTTACACAGAGTGA
- a CDS encoding 3-deoxy-D-manno-octulosonic acid transferase — MIFAVNSPFHPDKLRQDYPHQDRPMPSSKTANPPTPLWKLWNQATAWLALPLKGYLYYRCSQKKEDPTRLNERFGRTTLSRPRGTLLWFHAASVGEMLSLLPLLESLNNQRPELYFLLTTGTLTAANLLRKRIATSPLKTCLIHQFIPLDVPQWIERFLAHWQPQLALLTESELWPNLIAGCQNHSIPLILLNGRLSERSFRRWRKLPFLITPILQNFAWIAARSKEDGHRFQQLGGPIDLIGDLKEAAPPLPYNEDVLESIRRHLHGRQLWIASSTHEGEEEVIIAAHRRLLQFFPALLCLIIPRHPHRGEAIAALADQAPQYSKNALPTPSDPFWIGDTLGDMGVFYRLSEIVFLGNSLPCMAPKGGGHNPLEPIRLHSALACGPEMKNFAEIIKELQEDITIVYNDETLASWVLTMLNNPVLREKRSLSAFHYATSLQGKALEELSSRILSSLSSL, encoded by the coding sequence ATGATCTTTGCCGTAAACTCACCTTTTCACCCCGATAAGCTTCGCCAGGATTACCCCCATCAGGATCGCCCCATGCCGTCGTCTAAAACTGCCAACCCTCCAACGCCTTTGTGGAAGTTATGGAACCAGGCCACCGCATGGCTTGCACTGCCCCTTAAAGGTTATCTGTATTATCGCTGTTCCCAAAAAAAAGAAGACCCCACCCGCCTAAATGAACGCTTTGGACGAACAACCCTTTCCCGCCCGAGGGGCACGTTACTATGGTTTCATGCAGCCAGTGTAGGAGAAATGCTCTCCTTGCTCCCCTTGCTGGAATCTCTCAATAACCAAAGGCCTGAGCTCTATTTCCTCCTCACCACGGGCACTCTCACGGCGGCCAACCTGCTCAGAAAGCGCATAGCGACTTCCCCCTTAAAGACTTGCCTCATCCATCAGTTTATCCCTTTGGATGTTCCCCAATGGATAGAACGCTTTCTAGCCCATTGGCAGCCCCAGCTTGCCCTTTTAACCGAGAGCGAACTCTGGCCTAACCTGATAGCAGGTTGCCAGAACCACTCTATTCCCCTTATTCTCCTAAATGGTCGCCTTTCGGAGCGCAGTTTTCGTCGCTGGCGAAAGCTGCCTTTCCTGATTACCCCCATTCTGCAAAACTTTGCCTGGATCGCTGCCCGCTCGAAGGAAGATGGCCACCGGTTCCAGCAGCTGGGTGGGCCCATAGACCTGATTGGAGACCTTAAAGAAGCAGCCCCACCCTTACCCTATAATGAGGATGTTCTTGAAAGCATTCGCCGCCATCTTCATGGGCGCCAACTCTGGATTGCCTCTTCAACCCATGAAGGGGAAGAAGAGGTTATTATAGCAGCTCACCGTCGTCTCCTGCAATTTTTTCCTGCCCTTCTCTGCCTTATTATTCCCCGCCATCCTCATCGGGGTGAGGCCATAGCAGCCTTAGCTGATCAGGCCCCCCAATACTCCAAAAACGCTCTCCCCACCCCTTCAGACCCCTTCTGGATAGGAGATACGTTGGGAGATATGGGGGTATTTTACCGTCTTTCAGAGATTGTTTTTTTAGGCAATAGCCTGCCCTGCATGGCTCCAAAAGGAGGAGGGCATAATCCATTAGAACCCATCAGACTGCATTCTGCCCTGGCCTGCGGCCCCGAAATGAAGAATTTTGCGGAAATTATTAAAGAATTGCAGGAGGATATCACCATTGTCTATAATGATGAAACCTTGGCATCGTGGGTTTTAACCATGCTGAATAACCCCGTCCTAAGAGAAAAACGATCCCTTTCTGCCTTCCATTACGCAACCTCCCTTCAGGGAAAAGCCTTGGAAGAACTCTCTTCGCGTATCCTCTCTTCGCTTTCATCGCTCTAA
- a CDS encoding lysophospholipid acyltransferase family protein, with protein MILQFFYRLGPIKASNWGGWLFRSLGPYLPLSKIADTNLKLAYPVSLKQQRQSIIKGMWENLGRNFGEFPHLSALRQNTPYGPGWEVTGEQTLIEQAKKGGAVIFISGHIGNWEMLPPAVAHYGLAFSSFYRAANNPLVDELIKSYRLKALKTTIPLFAKGATGARKALLHLARGGRLGMLMDQKMNDGIQATFFNHPAMTASAAAAMALRFGCPLIPGYVERLGPARLRIVVAPPLSFQPTGDTPEDEHQLTQTINDLLEVWIRKAPQNWLWLHKRWPLA; from the coding sequence ATGATTCTGCAATTTTTTTACAGGCTAGGGCCTATTAAAGCTTCAAACTGGGGTGGGTGGCTGTTTCGCAGCCTAGGCCCTTACCTTCCCCTTTCCAAAATTGCCGATACCAATCTTAAGTTGGCCTATCCAGTAAGCCTTAAACAACAAAGGCAAAGCATTATTAAAGGCATGTGGGAAAATTTGGGCAGAAATTTTGGGGAGTTTCCGCATCTTTCTGCTCTCAGGCAAAACACGCCTTACGGGCCAGGCTGGGAAGTGACGGGAGAGCAAACCTTAATAGAGCAGGCCAAAAAAGGGGGAGCTGTGATCTTCATCTCAGGCCATATCGGTAACTGGGAAATGCTGCCACCCGCTGTTGCTCACTATGGCCTAGCCTTTTCATCCTTCTATCGTGCTGCCAATAACCCCCTTGTTGACGAGCTCATTAAAAGCTATCGGCTCAAAGCCCTTAAAACCACCATTCCCCTTTTTGCCAAGGGCGCTACTGGGGCCCGTAAAGCATTACTCCACCTTGCACGAGGGGGAAGACTTGGCATGCTGATGGACCAAAAAATGAATGATGGAATCCAGGCCACCTTCTTTAACCATCCAGCCATGACAGCCTCTGCTGCTGCGGCTATGGCATTACGGTTTGGCTGCCCGCTTATCCCTGGGTATGTGGAACGTCTAGGCCCTGCACGATTACGGATTGTGGTCGCCCCCCCCCTTTCCTTTCAACCGACAGGCGATACCCCTGAAGATGAGCACCAGCTGACCCAAACGATCAATGATTTGTTGGAAGTCTGGATTAGAAAGGCTCCTCAAAACTGGCTATGGCTTCATAAAAGATGGCCATTGGCTTAA
- a CDS encoding pirin family protein — MLELRPYKSLGGGNHGWLDTRHHFSFADYYDPQRMHWGALRVWNDDDIAPGTGFPPHPHADMEIITYVREGAITHQDSMGNKGRTEAGDVQVMSAGTGLRHSEYNLEKGTTKIFQIWIIPTQRGGEPQWGARPFPKGERSGQFVTLASGFPEDKEALKIRTDGRLQCATLEKGKTLEHKIDPHRHIYIVPAKGSIEVNGITVNAYDGLAVMDESKLDIKALEDSEIVMTDTA; from the coding sequence ATGTTAGAATTAAGACCCTATAAAAGTTTAGGTGGTGGAAACCACGGTTGGCTGGATACACGCCATCATTTTTCATTTGCTGATTATTATGACCCTCAACGGATGCATTGGGGTGCTCTGAGAGTATGGAATGATGATGACATTGCTCCTGGTACGGGCTTTCCACCCCATCCCCATGCGGATATGGAAATTATTACCTACGTTCGGGAAGGGGCGATCACCCACCAAGATAGCATGGGCAATAAAGGCCGCACGGAAGCGGGTGATGTTCAGGTCATGAGTGCTGGCACGGGCCTGCGCCATTCAGAATATAACCTTGAGAAGGGGACTACGAAAATATTCCAGATCTGGATTATTCCGACCCAACGTGGGGGCGAACCCCAGTGGGGGGCACGGCCTTTCCCCAAAGGGGAGCGTTCTGGGCAGTTTGTAACCCTTGCGAGCGGCTTTCCAGAAGATAAGGAGGCCTTAAAGATTAGAACAGATGGTAGGCTTCAATGCGCAACCCTGGAAAAAGGAAAGACCCTGGAGCACAAGATTGATCCCCATCGCCATATCTATATTGTTCCTGCCAAGGGTTCTATTGAAGTGAATGGTATTACGGTGAATGCTTACGATGGTTTGGCCGTGATGGATGAAAGCAAGTTAGACATCAAGGCTTTGGAAGATTCCGAGATTGTTATGACCGATACCGCCTGA
- the pdxH gene encoding pyridoxamine 5'-phosphate oxidase, producing the protein MSTPLIDMNANPFDLFSRWLKEAETYEPNDPNAMSVATADSRGRPSVRTLLLKGFDQRGFVFYTNTLSRKGQELAENPYAALLFYWKSLHRQIRIEGKVVPVSAEEADAYFATRSRISRIGALASEQSHPLADRAILEQKVQELEKHYPGDIIPRPDNWSGYRVIPNHIEFWQDRPYRLHDRAVWTLSSQGTWSVTRLYP; encoded by the coding sequence ATGTCTACCCCACTGATTGATATGAACGCCAACCCGTTTGACCTCTTCTCCCGCTGGCTCAAAGAAGCCGAAACCTACGAACCCAACGACCCCAACGCCATGTCGGTGGCCACAGCAGATAGCCGCGGTCGACCTTCTGTACGGACTTTACTCTTAAAGGGTTTTGACCAAAGAGGGTTTGTTTTTTATACCAATACGCTCAGCCGAAAAGGCCAGGAATTGGCAGAAAACCCTTACGCTGCCCTTTTGTTTTACTGGAAGAGCCTTCATCGCCAGATCAGAATTGAGGGAAAGGTGGTTCCCGTTTCTGCCGAAGAGGCAGATGCCTATTTTGCAACCCGTAGCCGAATTTCGCGTATTGGAGCACTGGCCTCTGAACAATCCCACCCGCTGGCAGACCGGGCCATACTAGAACAAAAGGTTCAAGAGCTGGAAAAACACTACCCTGGTGATATAATCCCTCGACCCGATAACTGGTCCGGGTATAGAGTAATCCCAAATCATATAGAATTCTGGCAGGATCGTCCCTACCGCTTGCACGACCGTGCTGTTTGGACCCTTTCCAGCCAGGGAACATGGAGTGTCACTAGGCTTTACCCATAA
- a CDS encoding universal stress protein, whose protein sequence is MNIIQKILVPLQGSPNGSSAIEAGLHFAQTFGAHLSILHVRPDSRDIAPLAGEGISGAMVEEMISSAEAENSERLQKARTTFDTCMAKHNITLTSPSPRERKPGTVSASFSALTGNENEVIAFQARVSDVIVVPHPNAGDEISSSEALHSVLFDSGKPVIIAPSTLPPALGSRVCIGWNGSPESASALQSFLPWAYKAEAVQILYSEEYQRRGPHATEVKDYLAFHGIEASVQEFGVIRNNVGASLLSACDAFKADMLCIGAYSHSRLRQLILGGVTRHVLEHAKLALFMGR, encoded by the coding sequence ATGAACATTATTCAAAAAATTCTTGTTCCTCTTCAGGGGTCTCCTAACGGATCATCGGCCATTGAGGCAGGGCTACATTTTGCCCAAACCTTTGGCGCCCACCTTTCTATCCTACATGTGCGCCCCGATAGCAGAGACATTGCCCCCCTAGCTGGTGAGGGCATTTCAGGAGCCATGGTTGAGGAGATGATCTCTTCTGCTGAGGCTGAAAACAGTGAGCGCCTGCAAAAAGCGCGTACTACCTTTGATACCTGTATGGCCAAACATAACATTACCCTGACCAGCCCTTCCCCTAGAGAGAGAAAGCCTGGAACCGTTTCCGCCAGTTTTTCGGCCCTAACAGGAAATGAGAACGAAGTGATTGCCTTTCAGGCCCGGGTTTCGGACGTTATCGTGGTACCCCACCCGAATGCTGGCGATGAAATCTCTTCTTCCGAAGCGCTCCACTCCGTTTTATTCGATAGTGGAAAACCCGTTATTATTGCCCCCAGCACCCTACCGCCCGCTTTGGGGAGCCGGGTTTGTATTGGTTGGAATGGTTCACCGGAGTCGGCCTCGGCCTTACAAAGTTTTTTACCATGGGCCTACAAGGCTGAAGCCGTGCAAATCTTGTATTCTGAAGAATATCAGCGCCGTGGCCCGCATGCTACTGAAGTCAAAGATTATTTGGCCTTTCATGGCATAGAAGCCAGCGTACAAGAATTTGGCGTTATCCGTAACAATGTGGGGGCTAGCCTGCTTTCAGCTTGCGATGCCTTTAAGGCCGATATGCTCTGTATAGGGGCATACTCCCACTCCCGTTTACGCCAGCTTATTTTGGGGGGCGTCACCCGCCACGTGTTAGAGCATGCCAAACTTGCCCTTTTCATGGGACGTTAA